One part of the Rutidosis leptorrhynchoides isolate AG116_Rl617_1_P2 chromosome 1, CSIRO_AGI_Rlap_v1, whole genome shotgun sequence genome encodes these proteins:
- the LOC139899625 gene encoding uncharacterized protein codes for MRSDRRSGESDLDFHDRCDAAYRIERRKTFRSHRAWAWLHPDLIVWPVHRFGKIDTRRSYDFLRSCPSSSGAGRFIGPRSGNRLARPGRIRVGSWNVGTLTGKRYELVETLRECKVDILCVQETRWKGRGAARINDYKLWFSGSRVARNGVGIIIGPPYNEYVVDVGRRSDKIMSVRLVIQEVTYTVICAYAPHAGRGDAEKRHFWESLDEVVRMCPPDHRLLIGGDLNGHIGSDVEGYAEVHGGFGYGVRNEEGLSILEFVVAHDLAVVNSFFKKRDAQLATFHSGGHSTQIDYLLIRKGDLRTCGDCKVLTALTFSSQHRLLAMDLVLQRRATKSVRQVQPKILWKKLNGEKAETFKTSVVGRVDAELEMVSNDDADQMWNCLASSIREVAKEALGVAVGTSRGHRAVRESWWFSDEVQSKVALKQLRFRELITGGKGTPTDRIRAEERYKEAKREAKKAVALEKEKAYEDLYKKLDSKEGANGIYKIAKARERRRMDLDNIKFIKNEACQTLVKEDEIRKRWEEYFSSLFVGRRPERHEDLQDAEVEHSHNNIDCERISQEEVRLALRKMGRNKSVGPDQIPIEA; via the exons AATCGTTTGGCCCGTCCACCGG TTTGGTAAGATAGACACTAGGCGTTCTTATGATTTCTTGAGGTCATGTCCTTCTAGTTCAGGGGCGGGTAGGTTTATTGGGCCTAGAAGCGGCAATAGGTTAGCGAGGCCGGGTAGGATTAGAGTGGGTAGTTGGAATGTGGGAACTTTGACCGGAAAGCGGTATGAACTGGTCGAGACTTTACGTGAATGCAAAGTGGACATTTTGTGCGTCCAAGAGACTAGATGGAAAGGTCGAGGGGCAGCTAGGATCAATGACTACAAGTTGTGGTTCTCGGGATCGAGAGTAGCTAGGAATGGGGTTGGAATCATTATTGGCCCACCTTACAACGAGTATGTTGTGGATGTGGGTAGACGGAGCGACAAGATTATGTCGGTTAGGTTGGTAATTCAGGAGGTGACTTACACGGTAATTTGCGCTTACGCACCCCATGCGGGCCGTGGAGATGCTGAAAAGAGACACTTCTGGGAATCGTTAGACGAGGTTGTGAGGATGTGCCCCCCAGACCATAGATTACTTATTGGTGGAGATCTCAATGGCCACATAGGATCTGATGTTGAGGGATATGCGGAAGTTCACGGGGGTTTTGGGTACGGAGTTAGAAATGAGGAAGGACTCTCTATTCTCGAATTTGTTGTTGCCCACGACTTGGCAGTTGTGAATTCGTTTTTCAAGAAGAGGGATGCTCAGTTAGCAACTTTTCATAGCGGGGGTCATAGTACCCAGATTGACTATCTGTTAATTCGCAAAGGGGATCTTAGGACTTGTGGAGACTGTAAGGTCCTGACTGCCTTGACATTCTCCTCCCAGCACAGACTGTTGGCCATGGATTTGGTTCTCCAGAGACGGGCCACCAAGAGTGTGCGACAAGTCCAACCTAAGATCTTGTGGAAGAAGTTGAACGGAGAGAAGGCAGAGACCTTTAAAACATCGGTTGTAGGTAGAGTGGATGCAGAATTAGAAATGGTATCCAATGATGACGCGGATCAGATGTGGAACTGTCTGGCGTCCTCCATTAGAGAGGTAGCCAAGGAAGCCCTAGGTGTGGCTGTAGGTACATCTAGAGGCCATAGGGCTGTTAGAGAATCATGGTGGTTCAGTGACGAGGTTCAAAGCAAAGTTGCGCTTAAGCAActaaggtttagggagctcatcACTGGTGGGAAGGGGACTCCGACGGATAGAATTAGGGCTGAAGAGagatataaagaagctaaaagagaagctaagaaggctgtAGCCCTAGAAAAAGAAAAGGCATATGAAGATCTGTATAAGAAACTTGACTCCAAAGAGGGAGCTAATGGTATTTACAagatagccaaagctagggagcgaagaCGCATGGATCTtgataacatcaagtttatcaaaaATGAAGCTTGTCAAACTTTAGTTAAGGAAGAcgaaattaggaaaagatgggaagagtaTTTCTCATCTCTCTTCGTAGGGAGAAGACCAGAGCGCCACGAGGACTTACAAGACGCTGAGGTAGAACATTCCCATAACAACATAGATTGCGAGAGGATTAGCCAAGAGGAAGTAAGATTggcactacgaaagatggggagaaataaATCAGTGGGACCGGATCAGATCCCTATTGAGGCGTAG